The following coding sequences are from one bacterium SCSIO 12741 window:
- a CDS encoding S8 family serine peptidase has product MKKVLLSVWMLLSTVFVLAQSPDLSLGIRDVLYGAERSDKWVEVWVSFRDKPDFERLRQELSQGNYTPLQRRNKVYRLLQEADKRQTAWFSQLDQKFPGGWELVDDYWISNSAVVRTSPQVLQYLAKSQQVAHVSLSNEWNLTFDEPEQVSPTSKESVNGTEPGLRAVQAPEMWKRGYTGKGRLALIMDTGFWRDHPALKDSWRGNRRPLSETWYGFDSRVPIDKASSHGTHVCGTVLGLDPANNDTIGVAFNAEFIAADHVVSNLNEIKPLHIISRAFEWALDPDGDTNTISDVPDVINNSWGHALDSSEMICTNPIGDAFEALHLAGVAVVFSAGNDGPGAKTIGSPATITRSPYLVFTVGAINGNQPSYPIASFSSRGVSHCADTGKLAIKPEVVAPGVSVRSAVGDDSYAQYQGTSMASPHVSGCVLLLKEAFPNLTGEQLLEALYLTAHDLGDPGEDNTYGNGMIDVDSAFRWLSQIHTPVVPQSYSEDVEVILSEYPDRDSIYCDHYIDYRIQIVNHGARPLDKDEYEMRLEITGQMAPFGPKQDIMPGDTFEYHFAFAFNFQGSTPTQFLADVVILDTTRSDDPENNSVGHYFSILPPSYNPWINKIGG; this is encoded by the coding sequence ATGAAGAAAGTATTGTTAAGTGTTTGGATGCTACTATCCACGGTATTTGTCCTTGCTCAAAGTCCTGATTTGAGTTTGGGAATCAGGGATGTTTTGTATGGTGCCGAGCGATCGGATAAGTGGGTTGAAGTTTGGGTTTCCTTTCGGGATAAACCGGATTTTGAACGGCTCCGTCAAGAATTGAGTCAAGGCAATTATACTCCCCTCCAAAGGCGTAATAAAGTGTATCGCTTGTTACAGGAAGCGGATAAGCGTCAAACGGCTTGGTTCAGTCAATTGGATCAAAAATTTCCAGGTGGCTGGGAACTGGTGGACGATTATTGGATTTCCAATTCGGCCGTTGTTCGAACATCACCTCAGGTTCTTCAATACCTGGCTAAAAGTCAACAAGTAGCACATGTTTCCTTGTCCAACGAGTGGAACCTCACCTTTGATGAACCCGAACAAGTAAGCCCAACAAGTAAGGAGAGCGTAAACGGAACCGAGCCAGGATTAAGAGCTGTTCAGGCTCCCGAAATGTGGAAAAGAGGGTACACCGGTAAGGGACGTCTGGCTTTGATTATGGATACCGGATTCTGGCGAGACCATCCGGCACTTAAAGACAGTTGGCGGGGAAATCGTCGACCCTTGTCTGAAACCTGGTATGGATTTGACAGTCGTGTGCCCATTGATAAAGCGAGTAGCCACGGAACCCATGTTTGTGGAACGGTGCTGGGCCTTGATCCGGCCAACAACGATACCATCGGAGTCGCTTTCAATGCGGAGTTTATTGCGGCCGATCACGTGGTGAGTAATTTGAATGAAATTAAACCCCTCCACATCATTTCCAGAGCTTTTGAGTGGGCCCTCGATCCGGATGGGGATACCAATACGATTTCCGACGTGCCCGATGTGATCAACAACTCCTGGGGACATGCTCTTGATAGCAGTGAGATGATCTGTACCAATCCGATCGGAGATGCTTTTGAAGCTCTGCATCTGGCTGGAGTCGCAGTGGTGTTTAGTGCGGGTAATGATGGACCCGGTGCCAAAACCATTGGGAGTCCCGCGACCATTACCCGAAGTCCTTATTTGGTGTTTACCGTAGGTGCCATTAATGGCAATCAGCCATCCTACCCAATTGCGAGCTTTAGTAGCCGGGGAGTTTCTCATTGTGCTGACACTGGAAAACTGGCCATCAAACCCGAAGTAGTGGCCCCAGGAGTAAGCGTTCGCTCTGCTGTGGGAGACGATAGTTATGCCCAATACCAGGGAACTTCAATGGCCTCGCCCCATGTAAGTGGATGTGTACTCTTGCTCAAAGAAGCCTTTCCCAATCTGACCGGTGAGCAGCTACTTGAGGCCTTGTATCTAACTGCTCATGATTTAGGCGATCCAGGTGAGGACAATACCTATGGAAATGGAATGATCGATGTGGACAGTGCGTTTCGCTGGCTATCACAGATCCATACTCCGGTAGTGCCTCAGAGCTATTCGGAAGACGTGGAGGTAATTCTTTCTGAATATCCCGATCGTGATTCTATTTACTGTGATCATTATATCGATTACCGAATTCAAATTGTTAATCATGGAGCGAGACCCCTAGATAAGGATGAGTATGAAATGCGTTTGGAAATAACCGGACAGATGGCGCCTTTTGGACCAAAGCAGGATATCATGCCGGGAGATACTTTTGAGTATCATTTTGCATTTGCCTTTAACTTTCAAGGAAGTACACCTACTCAGTTTTTAGCTGATGTGGTTATTCTGGATACAACTCGGTCGGATGATCCGGAAAACAACTCGGTAGGTCACTATTTTAGCATTCTTCCCCCGAGTTACAACCCCTGGATAAACAAGATTGGTGGATAA
- the murQ gene encoding N-acetylmuramic acid 6-phosphate etherase — protein sequence MKKITESESRYQNLEQKSVAEILGDMNQEDQTVPQAVAQVIPQIEALVQCTVKQMNKGGRLFYIGAGTSGRLGIVDASECPPTFGVPHGLVVGLIAGGDQAIRKAVEFAEDDPDRGWKDLQEHQIGPDDVVVGIAASGTTPYVIGAMDRCQQNGIPTGCITCNPGAPMVAKADFPIEVNVGPEYVTGSTRMKSGTAQKLVLNMISTATMIQIGRVKGNRMVDMQLSNNKLVDRGTKMVMDALNVDYDQAQKLLLEHGSVRKAIDHVAG from the coding sequence TTGAAAAAGATTACAGAATCCGAATCCCGATACCAAAACCTGGAACAGAAAAGCGTTGCTGAAATTCTTGGAGACATGAACCAGGAAGATCAAACTGTTCCGCAAGCTGTAGCCCAAGTCATTCCTCAGATTGAAGCATTGGTTCAATGCACAGTGAAACAAATGAACAAAGGTGGACGCCTGTTTTACATAGGTGCTGGTACCAGCGGTCGCTTAGGCATTGTGGACGCATCTGAATGCCCTCCCACTTTTGGAGTTCCCCATGGATTGGTAGTGGGCTTAATTGCAGGCGGGGATCAAGCCATTCGAAAGGCGGTTGAATTTGCCGAAGATGATCCCGACCGGGGTTGGAAGGATTTGCAGGAACATCAAATTGGCCCGGATGATGTGGTGGTGGGAATTGCCGCTTCGGGCACCACTCCCTATGTAATTGGGGCAATGGACCGTTGCCAGCAAAACGGTATTCCAACGGGTTGCATTACCTGCAATCCAGGTGCCCCAATGGTGGCGAAAGCGGATTTTCCAATTGAGGTAAATGTCGGGCCGGAATACGTGACTGGCAGCACTCGTATGAAATCAGGTACGGCCCAAAAACTGGTACTCAATATGATCTCCACAGCTACCATGATTCAAATTGGTCGCGTAAAGGGAAACCGTATGGTGGACATGCAACTGAGCAATAATAAACTGGTGGATCGGGGAACCAAAATGGTAATGGATGCGCTTAACGTGGATTACGACCAAGCCCAAAAATTATTACTCGAACATGGCAGTGTAAGAAAGGCCATTGATCATGTGGCAGGCTAA
- a CDS encoding DUF3524 domain-containing protein has product MWQANEEIVLIEPFFGGSHQRWAEELTHHLTLPVRILSLPARHWKWRMHGAAITLAQRFLENNPKPKLILATDMLDLTTFLSLTRERSHSLPVVLYFHENQITYPWSDQDGDVKKQRNHHYGFINYTSCLTADEIWFNSHYHRQSFLEGLRSFISMFPDHTHPHHVEKVGAKSRVIPIGMNIPKPTKNQHNTINEAPLILWNHRWEYDKNPEDFFRLMVDLDKLGLNFRLAVLGEQTGKYPPIFDQAKTKLKHRIDHWGYVESKEDYQKWLQRADLLPVTSRQDFFGISAVEAMASNTYPILPDRLAFPEHLNEEAKGRHLYQNYDDLRSRMVHLLSENRPSFSWKKDTQIATYAWENVAETIESRIRELTP; this is encoded by the coding sequence ATGTGGCAGGCTAATGAAGAAATAGTATTGATCGAACCTTTCTTCGGAGGTTCGCATCAGCGATGGGCGGAAGAATTGACTCATCACCTAACTCTTCCCGTAAGGATTTTAAGTCTACCAGCCCGGCATTGGAAATGGCGAATGCATGGAGCCGCAATCACCTTGGCCCAGCGGTTTTTAGAAAACAATCCTAAACCAAAACTCATTTTGGCCACGGACATGCTCGACCTCACCACTTTTTTGAGCCTGACCCGTGAACGTAGCCATTCTCTTCCCGTTGTACTGTATTTTCATGAAAATCAAATCACTTACCCCTGGTCTGACCAGGACGGAGATGTAAAAAAACAACGCAACCACCACTACGGGTTTATCAATTACACCTCTTGCCTAACTGCCGATGAAATCTGGTTTAATTCCCACTATCATCGTCAATCCTTTTTGGAAGGTCTGCGTTCCTTTATTTCGATGTTTCCAGACCATACGCATCCTCATCATGTAGAGAAAGTCGGAGCCAAAAGTCGGGTTATTCCCATTGGCATGAACATTCCAAAGCCCACTAAAAACCAACACAATACAATCAACGAAGCGCCACTCATTCTTTGGAATCACCGCTGGGAATACGACAAAAATCCGGAAGACTTTTTCCGATTGATGGTAGACCTGGATAAACTTGGATTGAACTTCAGGTTGGCTGTATTGGGAGAACAAACGGGAAAGTACCCTCCTATTTTCGATCAGGCGAAAACAAAACTCAAGCATCGCATCGATCATTGGGGCTATGTTGAATCCAAGGAAGACTATCAAAAATGGTTGCAGCGAGCCGATCTATTACCCGTTACAAGCAGGCAGGATTTTTTTGGAATTTCCGCGGTAGAAGCTATGGCCAGCAATACCTACCCAATACTCCCCGATCGATTGGCATTTCCAGAGCATTTAAACGAGGAAGCAAAAGGCAGGCATTTGTACCAAAACTATGACGATCTACGCTCCAGGATGGTCCATCTATTATCGGAAAATCGGCCCTCTTTTTCGTGGAAAAAAGACACGCAAATTGCAACATACGCTTGGGAGAATGTGGCGGAAACGATAGAATCCCGAATTCGGGAACTGACGCCCTAA
- a CDS encoding gliding motility-associated C-terminal domain-containing protein yields MILSKRFIINLLNTWTIALVLVLFQLDSYGQLKRNSMGDQWITSFVNDHVQGWRYVGMDFTGCAPRFWFQYPNGIRDMAFQAPISANRQGTACLFPSDDRISNTWKKQVIGTYSSFWSGPLPMNRSQNDTIRTTPYRYGIPKPGNDTVVYIFYEDIANRKVLYDEIVVRPNSNISRVISRKQHLLTLPTTVSPYTYTGAMNVWGPRGFFKGHEYSHVSLAEWNLMASTLQCAPEHYWIVIYDIYNSRFQTLQLTPTGFIKTPINTSFIQDAVVRGMRFSTDGKKLAVYSDHFHEYSGKNIRAESRIYLMDFDILTGVPSNPLLVQSLLDSVVYDSLSIQDAYYAGLGAMEFSADNQYLFTTLKRHFVHPSNDTLYRFDAQATTTAALASSRMTVRSYSNGHFFRDMKLGPDRKIYISRVDPTAQTPYGGTTRDFCYGHLDAIYNSSNNNQAMHYHEDEYPRLHSFDSRHPGPDVIHSFPRFDKSLTLNSFYSTEGFCADDTTFFTYFRTECVDSILWVFGDTSNGQPVTATGNTTIHIYPDKNDYPIQVHLYRGAVTDTIWDTLKIDGIPKVDLGQDTVLCAGSTLILGDSNAFCLNSVDYTWSDSTNHPTTQIQTGGTFWLEVENQCGVFRDTILVDSIDVPDVKLPTDTAFCRTDSVLLEVRSPHAQYLWSTQSPDSLLWVKQTGTYSVTVTNVCGIDSGQTIVQVDDTLRLDLGEDTALCQIQGQQIGLVVVGANQFIWDDQSTASPRLVNQAGTYWVSGNNTCNTSSDTIRVLNDMPPQANLGPDTVACKWNTLALFSTWPRSTYLWSSGAKTDTLHVNQSNTYWIDVTNTCGTDRDSVQITAIDLPNPDIPTDTVICAGDSLLFNAFSQHSNYKWNNGSQQPAMMVDTAGMFTVTVTNACGSVTRSIQVDELPKPLFYIPTDTVLCNGESWTMDLTAFQGTYTWDDNSHDSIREFTEAGVYGISVTNRCATDTATFEIFTAQTPKVDLPDSLWMCEGESVILRGDSQPHVTHSWSTGTNSPTRLVKKSGTYWAKAFNECGEDLDSVEVVVLPFPVPGPILDTVICDGLPAQPDIYDLNGEDFTIVWMDGDSSEFREISEPGVYRFKLSNDAGCESFDSIRVRQCDRPLFIPKAFSPNRDGLNETFEIIGGTITEFHLFIFDRWGHIVFESHDQSYGWDGTHPQTGEELPIGIYTWMLEYTRQDHKIIRTEGNVSLIR; encoded by the coding sequence GTGATTCTTAGCAAACGTTTCATAATCAATCTACTGAATACTTGGACCATAGCCCTGGTTTTGGTTCTGTTTCAATTGGACTCCTATGGCCAGTTGAAGCGTAACTCTATGGGTGATCAGTGGATTACGAGCTTTGTGAACGATCACGTACAGGGCTGGCGCTACGTTGGAATGGACTTTACAGGTTGCGCTCCCCGCTTTTGGTTTCAATACCCGAATGGGATTCGGGATATGGCTTTTCAAGCTCCCATTTCAGCCAATCGTCAGGGTACAGCCTGCCTATTTCCGAGTGACGACCGAATCAGCAATACCTGGAAGAAACAGGTCATTGGTACCTACAGTTCCTTTTGGTCGGGTCCCTTACCGATGAATCGGTCACAGAATGATACGATAAGAACCACCCCTTACCGGTATGGAATTCCAAAACCAGGCAACGACACGGTGGTGTACATTTTCTACGAAGACATTGCCAACCGCAAAGTACTTTATGACGAGATCGTCGTTCGTCCGAATTCTAATATTTCCCGGGTCATCAGCAGAAAGCAGCATTTACTGACTCTGCCAACAACGGTAAGCCCTTATACCTACACCGGTGCGATGAATGTATGGGGACCCAGAGGATTTTTCAAGGGTCACGAGTATTCGCACGTCTCACTGGCAGAATGGAACCTGATGGCTTCTACCCTGCAATGTGCACCGGAGCATTATTGGATTGTGATTTACGACATCTACAACAGTCGATTCCAAACCTTGCAACTTACCCCTACAGGATTTATTAAAACTCCGATCAATACCAGTTTTATTCAAGATGCCGTAGTACGAGGAATGCGCTTTTCCACGGATGGCAAAAAATTGGCTGTTTACTCCGATCACTTCCACGAATACAGCGGGAAGAACATCCGAGCCGAAAGCCGAATCTACTTGATGGACTTTGATATTCTTACTGGTGTTCCATCCAACCCGTTGTTGGTTCAATCTCTACTGGATAGCGTGGTTTATGACAGTTTGTCCATCCAAGATGCCTATTACGCTGGATTAGGTGCCATGGAGTTTTCTGCTGATAACCAGTATCTGTTTACCACACTCAAACGTCACTTTGTTCACCCTTCCAATGACACTCTCTATCGTTTTGATGCCCAAGCAACAACCACAGCCGCTTTGGCCAGTAGTCGGATGACCGTGAGAAGTTATTCCAACGGTCATTTCTTCCGGGATATGAAGTTGGGCCCTGATCGAAAAATCTATATTTCACGAGTTGACCCCACAGCACAAACGCCTTATGGCGGTACCACCCGTGACTTTTGCTACGGCCACCTGGATGCCATTTACAACAGCAGTAATAACAACCAGGCCATGCACTATCACGAGGATGAATACCCTCGACTGCATAGTTTTGACTCCCGGCATCCTGGACCTGATGTGATTCATAGTTTTCCGCGATTTGATAAATCACTTACGCTGAATTCCTTCTACAGCACCGAAGGATTTTGTGCCGACGACACCACCTTTTTTACCTACTTCAGAACCGAATGCGTAGATTCCATCCTTTGGGTGTTTGGTGATACTTCTAATGGTCAACCCGTCACCGCAACAGGAAACACGACCATTCACATTTACCCGGATAAGAATGATTACCCCATTCAAGTTCATCTGTACCGCGGAGCGGTAACCGACACAATTTGGGATACGCTGAAAATAGATGGAATTCCAAAAGTTGATCTGGGGCAGGACACGGTTTTGTGTGCGGGTTCTACCCTAATCCTTGGTGATTCCAACGCCTTCTGCCTGAACTCAGTGGATTATACCTGGTCGGATAGTACGAATCACCCTACTACCCAAATTCAAACCGGAGGAACTTTTTGGCTGGAGGTAGAAAACCAATGTGGCGTTTTCCGGGATACCATTCTGGTCGATTCCATTGATGTCCCAGATGTAAAACTTCCTACAGATACCGCCTTCTGTCGTACCGATTCCGTACTACTCGAAGTTCGATCGCCCCATGCCCAATACCTGTGGAGCACGCAGTCGCCCGACTCGCTTCTATGGGTCAAACAAACGGGAACCTATTCGGTAACGGTAACCAACGTATGCGGTATAGATTCCGGACAAACAATCGTTCAGGTGGATGATACCCTGCGTCTTGATTTGGGAGAAGATACGGCCCTGTGCCAAATTCAAGGGCAGCAGATTGGTCTCGTGGTCGTTGGTGCCAATCAATTTATTTGGGATGATCAGAGTACGGCTTCGCCTCGACTGGTGAATCAAGCGGGAACCTACTGGGTTTCTGGAAACAATACCTGTAATACCTCTTCCGATACCATCCGAGTGCTCAACGATATGCCTCCACAAGCCAATCTTGGTCCTGATACGGTGGCTTGTAAATGGAATACGCTGGCCCTATTCTCAACTTGGCCCAGAAGTACCTACCTGTGGAGCTCCGGAGCCAAGACGGATACCTTGCATGTAAATCAAAGTAATACCTATTGGATTGATGTAACCAATACCTGTGGTACTGATCGAGATTCTGTCCAGATTACGGCCATCGATCTTCCCAATCCCGATATTCCAACCGACACCGTAATTTGTGCCGGAGATTCGCTGCTGTTTAACGCCTTTTCTCAGCACTCCAACTACAAATGGAATAACGGAAGTCAGCAGCCTGCCATGATGGTAGATACCGCTGGTATGTTCACAGTTACCGTTACCAATGCCTGCGGAAGCGTGACTCGATCCATCCAAGTAGACGAACTTCCCAAACCGCTGTTTTATATTCCGACCGATACCGTTTTGTGTAACGGTGAAAGCTGGACCATGGATTTGACCGCCTTTCAGGGAACCTATACCTGGGATGACAATAGCCATGATTCAATTCGGGAATTTACCGAAGCTGGTGTGTATGGAATATCCGTAACCAACCGCTGTGCCACCGACACGGCTACTTTTGAAATATTCACTGCTCAAACGCCAAAAGTGGATTTACCAGATAGCCTCTGGATGTGTGAAGGAGAAAGCGTCATACTCAGAGGGGACAGTCAACCCCATGTGACTCATTCCTGGAGCACTGGAACCAATAGCCCTACTCGATTGGTTAAGAAAAGTGGAACCTATTGGGCCAAAGCCTTCAATGAATGTGGCGAAGATTTGGATTCAGTTGAGGTCGTCGTTCTTCCCTTCCCTGTCCCGGGCCCCATTCTGGATACTGTCATTTGCGATGGGCTCCCTGCTCAACCAGACATTTACGATTTGAATGGTGAGGATTTTACCATTGTCTGGATGGACGGAGATAGTAGCGAATTCCGTGAGATTAGTGAACCTGGCGTTTACCGATTTAAGCTGAGTAACGATGCCGGTTGTGAATCCTTTGATTCAATTCGAGTCAGGCAGTGTGACCGTCCTTTGTTTATTCCAAAAGCCTTTTCTCCAAACCGTGATGGGCTGAACGAAACCTTTGAAATAATTGGTGGAACCATTACCGAATTCCATCTTTTCATCTTCGATCGTTGGGGGCATATCGTCTTTGAGTCGCACGACCAAAGTTATGGCTGGGATGGTACGCATCCGCAAACTGGCGAAGAACTACCTATTGGCATTTATACCTGGATGTTGGAATACACCCGCCAGGATCACAAGATTATTCGGACAGAAGGGAATGTTTCGTTAATTCGATAG
- a CDS encoding TetR/AcrR family transcriptional regulator: protein MPKIIATKEHWLELGYQEFSDKGSAGLVIEKMAQKLKVNKSSFYWHFSTKKDFLKQLVDYWILENTSKIIEAVNAEKSARERFEKLIELSFKKDPYIDFFFFLKKLAKADKKLFDLIDSIDRQRIEYTSQLLVQMGFSEEEANLKAGLFYKYLIGYHEMIRYKKQSKDYLKEVKKELSQFLVY, encoded by the coding sequence ATGCCTAAGATAATTGCTACCAAGGAGCATTGGCTCGAACTCGGCTATCAGGAGTTTTCAGATAAAGGATCCGCAGGGTTGGTCATAGAAAAAATGGCTCAAAAACTCAAAGTCAACAAATCCAGCTTTTACTGGCACTTCTCAACGAAAAAGGATTTTTTAAAGCAACTGGTCGACTATTGGATTTTGGAGAATACCTCCAAAATCATTGAAGCCGTAAATGCCGAGAAGTCGGCTCGGGAGAGGTTCGAAAAGCTCATCGAATTATCCTTTAAAAAAGATCCCTACATCGACTTCTTCTTTTTCCTGAAGAAGCTTGCCAAAGCTGACAAAAAACTCTTTGATCTCATAGATTCAATTGATCGTCAAAGGATCGAATATACCAGTCAGTTGCTTGTTCAGATGGGATTTTCGGAAGAAGAAGCAAATCTCAAAGCCGGACTTTTCTACAAGTATCTAATTGGTTACCATGAAATGATTCGATACAAAAAGCAGAGCAAAGATTACCTGAAAGAAGTGAAAAAAGAATTGAGTCAATTTTTAGTCTACTGA
- a CDS encoding FAD-dependent monooxygenase, translating into MKVDIIGAGIGGLTTAIALGQKGIDTRIYEQARQLKSAGAGIIIANNAMQVYEKLGLRGFLEDSGNPISSMNITTTGLKRISKIDLKYFERKYKVKNVAIHRGKLQAVLMDHLDSSKLFLDHKLSNLQSKGNQYKLSFENGVEVDAEVIIGADGLNSTVRERVFPGKTIRNARQICWRGVTDFELSAQYQSELNEAWGKAIRFGFVQIAPRRVYWYALKTFNQSANEFKVEDIEAYFQSFSPLVQEIIRSTDKAQIHTAEIEDLHPIHKWYENKVCLLGDAAHATTPNMGQGACQAIEDAWVMAEYLERHEAEEAFKRFQKHRMRKAHHVVNTSWTLGKMAHLTHPVLITLRNTFMRMAPEAANRMQSSKMFRLAPIS; encoded by the coding sequence ATGAAAGTGGATATTATCGGAGCTGGTATTGGTGGATTAACAACAGCCATTGCCCTGGGGCAAAAAGGAATTGATACCCGAATTTATGAGCAGGCCAGGCAATTAAAATCGGCAGGCGCCGGTATCATCATTGCTAATAATGCCATGCAGGTGTATGAAAAATTAGGTTTGCGGGGTTTTCTGGAGGATAGTGGAAATCCGATTTCTTCTATGAACATTACGACCACCGGCTTGAAACGTATTTCTAAGATTGATCTGAAATACTTTGAACGAAAGTACAAGGTCAAAAATGTGGCTATTCACCGCGGTAAGCTTCAGGCCGTATTAATGGACCATTTGGATTCGTCGAAGCTTTTTCTGGATCACAAGCTATCGAATTTACAATCCAAGGGTAATCAGTATAAGCTTTCGTTTGAGAATGGAGTAGAGGTGGATGCTGAAGTGATTATCGGTGCCGATGGATTAAACTCTACTGTTAGGGAGCGGGTGTTTCCTGGAAAAACGATTAGAAATGCCAGGCAAATTTGTTGGCGGGGAGTAACTGATTTTGAGTTGTCTGCCCAGTATCAAAGTGAGTTAAATGAAGCCTGGGGTAAAGCCATCCGGTTTGGATTTGTACAAATTGCACCTCGACGTGTTTATTGGTATGCCTTGAAGACATTTAACCAATCGGCAAATGAGTTTAAGGTGGAGGATATTGAAGCCTATTTTCAGTCTTTTTCTCCTTTGGTTCAGGAAATCATCCGATCAACAGATAAGGCTCAAATTCACACGGCAGAAATTGAAGACTTACACCCTATCCACAAATGGTATGAGAATAAGGTCTGTTTGCTCGGAGATGCCGCTCATGCCACCACGCCAAATATGGGGCAAGGAGCCTGTCAGGCTATTGAAGATGCCTGGGTCATGGCTGAATACCTGGAACGACATGAGGCAGAGGAGGCCTTCAAAAGATTTCAGAAACATAGAATGCGAAAAGCGCATCACGTGGTCAATACCAGCTGGACCCTTGGAAAAATGGCACATTTAACTCATCCGGTTTTAATTACTCTACGCAACACCTTTATGCGGATGGCTCCAGAAGCGGCCAACAGAATGCAATCGAGCAAGATGTTTCGATTGGCTCCAATTAGCTGA
- a CDS encoding FUSC family protein yields the protein MTELTDEELLEEAKKKKKSKMYDAGIIGLLIGIGLYSTVFNGFGLLTFLPLAYLPIAARNNTEREKLEKLLKERGLK from the coding sequence ATGACGGAATTGACAGATGAAGAGCTTCTTGAAGAAGCGAAGAAAAAGAAGAAAAGTAAGATGTATGATGCCGGTATTATTGGCCTTCTCATTGGCATTGGCTTATACAGCACCGTGTTTAACGGATTCGGCCTGCTTACCTTTCTACCCTTAGCCTATTTGCCCATTGCAGCCAGAAACAACACCGAGAGAGAGAAGTTGGAAAAGCTCCTAAAAGAACGTGGTTTGAAGTAA
- a CDS encoding glycosyltransferase family 1 protein → MKIILTSIGTRGDMEPFLAIAEILKGRGHQVICLFPEQFRNLAEDSGFEFASLGSEFIEMLDSPAGRIAMGGGPFGFKKMRAYLKLVSLQKEVNKKMILLQEKIIETEQPDRIVHNGKVMYPIIWGLENKNRRILVTPVPYLHYVKDHAHVAFNKNYGPFINKLTYQLANFGLIKTISGSVKWLSNPKKLKTGAIKRALFENRAIYTVSPSLFKRPNYWGENLQVLGYHERSKTINWEPSPELESFLKRHSKLVMVTFGSMINTNPKEKTRIVLDILKRNNIPAIINTASGGLIEPDSYDRNQFHFVNQIPYDWICPKLYGMIHHGGSGTTHTAIKYGCASLIIPHIIDQYVWNRIVSEKGLGPLGIDVSKITVKNLEPRMIDLYTNSAYKKEAERMGAEMQKESFKSEICRVIEE, encoded by the coding sequence ATGAAAATCATCCTAACATCCATAGGCACCCGGGGAGATATGGAACCCTTTTTGGCCATTGCCGAAATTCTCAAGGGTAGGGGACACCAGGTTATCTGTTTGTTTCCTGAGCAGTTTAGAAATCTTGCTGAAGATTCAGGATTTGAATTTGCCTCACTGGGAAGTGAGTTTATCGAGATGCTGGATAGTCCAGCTGGAAGGATTGCTATGGGTGGAGGACCGTTTGGCTTCAAAAAAATGCGGGCCTACCTCAAATTGGTTTCCCTGCAAAAGGAGGTCAACAAGAAGATGATCCTTCTTCAGGAAAAAATCATTGAAACAGAGCAACCGGATCGAATTGTACATAATGGTAAGGTGATGTATCCCATCATTTGGGGCTTGGAAAATAAGAACCGAAGAATATTGGTTACACCCGTGCCATATCTACATTATGTAAAGGATCATGCTCACGTGGCTTTCAACAAAAACTATGGCCCATTCATCAATAAATTAACCTACCAATTGGCAAATTTCGGATTGATCAAAACCATTTCGGGTTCGGTAAAGTGGCTGTCCAACCCTAAAAAGCTTAAGACCGGTGCGATCAAAAGAGCATTGTTTGAGAATCGAGCTATTTACACCGTTTCACCATCGCTTTTTAAAAGACCAAACTACTGGGGCGAAAACCTGCAGGTTTTAGGTTACCACGAGAGGAGCAAGACCATTAATTGGGAACCTTCACCGGAATTAGAGTCTTTTTTAAAACGCCATTCAAAATTGGTTATGGTGACTTTCGGTAGCATGATCAACACCAATCCCAAAGAAAAGACCCGAATCGTATTAGATATTCTGAAACGAAACAACATTCCTGCGATCATCAACACGGCCTCCGGGGGATTGATTGAACCGGATTCTTATGACCGCAACCAATTCCATTTCGTCAACCAAATTCCCTACGATTGGATTTGCCCAAAACTGTATGGAATGATTCATCACGGCGGTTCAGGAACCACCCATACGGCCATTAAATATGGTTGTGCATCCTTAATCATCCCTCACATTATCGATCAATATGTGTGGAACAGAATTGTATCCGAAAAGGGATTAGGACCTTTAGGAATAGATGTAAGCAAGATTACCGTTAAGAACTTAGAACCCAGAATGATCGATTTGTACACGAATTCAGCCTACAAGAAAGAGGCAGAAAGAATGGGAGCAGAAATGCAAAAGGAATCATTTAAGTCCGAGATTTGTCGGGTAATAGAAGAGTAA